A single genomic interval of Zunongwangia sp. HGR-M22 harbors:
- a CDS encoding RagB/SusD family nutrient uptake outer membrane protein, translating to MKHRILTVFAGLSVLAFTNCTDLEEEILDESLTGSEGLVEPINGSMAAAYGILPQTFRHTRYFGLQEIPSDEAILPPRTGLGGTQWADNDTYTTAHRHLMSSNNSLVTGAWSYLTTALFRTVAAIDVITPMADDGDAEAVQALAEMRALRAYENMLFLDSWGLAFGKETTSETSEILRGEEAVAYIESEFLAALENINNDRGPGRMTEDAIYGYLAKLYLNAAVYRDPYGTPNFSDSDMQKVVDYTDNIINNGGYSLSSEYFDLFNDENHDNSELIFALDLRGVLNNDHNRWAYWSMSGSLFPRPGEFYLSMDGTDGPAMTPDFYQTWVNAYGDTDPADADARFYKKNAEVPAELEDISGLTPYKNDTLGKVSDKDHYFVAGSDFEIDRGIIRGTMWAPRKTEFRSGSFMTGTDANGNSGYKIFPLAEARENGSDTEDITYYVDHTLDISLDGSAGYASGYRFAKWQFSKTSDDGNNYSSVDLVLLRLADVYLMRAEAKLRMGDNAGALQDVNTVRTSRDARPDQTPEALTSIDLESLYRELGFEFYWEMHRRQDQIRFGKYEDSWTSKSDSDPNHRLFPIPQEAIDGASNVEGYLLQNPGY from the coding sequence ATGAAACATAGAATTCTAACTGTATTTGCGGGACTTAGCGTATTAGCATTTACAAATTGTACAGATTTAGAAGAAGAAATATTAGACGAATCATTAACCGGATCTGAAGGTCTTGTTGAACCCATTAACGGTTCGATGGCTGCAGCTTACGGTATTCTTCCTCAAACCTTTAGACATACTCGGTATTTTGGGTTGCAGGAAATCCCTTCAGATGAAGCGATCTTGCCTCCAAGAACAGGCCTTGGCGGGACGCAGTGGGCAGATAATGATACGTATACTACAGCACATAGACACTTAATGTCTTCAAATAATAGTTTAGTAACAGGTGCCTGGAGCTATTTAACAACTGCTTTGTTTAGAACTGTTGCAGCTATAGATGTAATTACACCAATGGCTGATGATGGAGACGCAGAAGCAGTACAGGCGTTAGCTGAAATGAGAGCCTTAAGAGCTTATGAAAATATGCTATTTTTAGATAGCTGGGGATTAGCATTTGGTAAAGAAACGACTTCAGAAACTTCTGAAATTTTAAGAGGTGAAGAAGCTGTTGCATATATCGAATCTGAATTTTTAGCAGCTTTAGAAAATATCAATAACGATCGCGGTCCTGGTAGGATGACAGAAGATGCTATTTATGGATATCTAGCAAAATTATATTTGAATGCAGCGGTTTACAGAGATCCCTACGGAACTCCAAACTTTAGCGATTCAGATATGCAAAAAGTGGTAGACTATACCGATAATATCATTAATAATGGAGGCTATTCGTTATCCTCAGAATACTTTGATCTATTTAATGATGAGAATCACGATAATTCAGAGCTTATTTTTGCTTTAGATCTTCGAGGTGTTCTTAATAACGATCACAACCGTTGGGCATATTGGTCAATGTCGGGTTCATTATTTCCAAGACCGGGAGAATTTTATTTAAGCATGGATGGTACCGATGGTCCTGCTATGACACCAGATTTTTATCAAACCTGGGTAAATGCTTACGGTGATACCGATCCCGCTGATGCCGATGCCAGATTCTATAAAAAGAATGCAGAAGTTCCTGCTGAGTTAGAAGATATTTCAGGATTAACGCCGTATAAAAATGATACTTTAGGAAAAGTAAGCGACAAAGATCATTATTTTGTTGCAGGTTCTGATTTTGAAATAGATCGCGGAATTATCCGAGGAACAATGTGGGCACCAAGAAAAACGGAATTTCGCTCTGGTAGTTTTATGACGGGAACTGATGCTAATGGAAACTCAGGATATAAAATTTTTCCTTTAGCTGAAGCACGTGAAAATGGTTCGGATACCGAAGATATTACTTATTATGTAGATCATACTTTAGATATTAGTCTTGATGGCAGCGCCGGTTATGCTAGTGGTTATCGCTTTGCAAAATGGCAATTCAGTAAAACATCAGACGATGGTAATAATTACAGTAGTGTAGATCTTGTATTATTACGTTTGGCAGATGTTTATTTAATGAGAGCTGAAGCTAAATTAAGAATGGGCGATAATGCAGGTGCTTTGCAAGATGTAAATACGGTAAGAACATCTAGAGATGCAAGACCAGATCAAACTCCTGAAGCTTTAACGTCTATAGATTTAGAATCTTTATACAGAGAACTTGGTTTTGAGTTTTATTGGGAAATGCATCGTCGCCAAGACCAAATTCGATTTGGGAAGTATGAAGATTCTTGGACTTCAAAGTCAGATAGTGATCCTAACCATAGATTATTCCCGATTCCGCAAGAAGCTATCGATGGAGCTTCAAATGTAGAAGGTTACTTGTTACAGAATCCTGGTTATTAA
- a CDS encoding phosphatidylinositol-specific phospholipase C1-like protein → MIKKFSINLFALISIYFIFACSDHKKIKQKINQIQVIGSHNSYKKAIEDSLYAYLETQDTTGGLKSLQYEHIPILEQLSMGLRNLEIDVYIDKNGGKFSNPKGLSLAEEQSEYDPENKLEQPGFKMIHIPDIDFRTQYYLFENCLKDLKSWSEDNPDHTPIFITLEPKDGEENNFGTSPEPFTAEAYQELDDVILKFLGKEHLITPDDVRADFKTLNEAVIAGNWPTIDEAKGKFMFILDTKDAKMQIYIKNHESLKNRVIFTNSEENSAEAAAMIINDPNDPRIPGLVEKGYIIRTRADANTTEARNNDYSRFETAKKSGAQIITTDYYMPSTFFDSDYHIDFGKGDFSRKNPINNKS, encoded by the coding sequence ATGATTAAAAAGTTTTCTATCAACCTATTCGCATTAATTAGCATCTACTTCATTTTTGCATGCTCAGATCATAAGAAAATTAAACAAAAAATAAATCAAATTCAGGTTATTGGATCTCATAATAGTTACAAGAAGGCTATTGAAGACTCTTTGTATGCCTATTTAGAAACTCAGGATACCACCGGAGGATTAAAAAGTTTACAATACGAACATATCCCGATATTGGAACAATTAAGCATGGGGCTCAGGAATTTAGAAATTGACGTTTATATTGATAAAAATGGAGGGAAGTTCTCGAATCCTAAAGGTTTATCTTTAGCTGAAGAACAATCGGAATATGATCCTGAAAACAAATTAGAGCAACCGGGGTTTAAAATGATACATATACCAGATATCGATTTTAGAACTCAATATTACCTTTTTGAAAATTGCCTTAAAGATTTAAAATCTTGGTCTGAAGACAATCCAGATCACACACCAATATTTATTACGCTAGAGCCAAAAGATGGCGAAGAGAATAATTTTGGCACCTCTCCAGAACCTTTTACTGCGGAAGCCTATCAAGAATTAGATGATGTTATCCTGAAATTCTTAGGTAAAGAACATTTGATCACACCAGATGATGTTCGAGCTGATTTTAAAACTTTAAACGAAGCCGTGATCGCTGGAAATTGGCCAACTATCGATGAGGCTAAAGGCAAATTCATGTTTATTTTAGATACTAAAGACGCCAAAATGCAAATTTATATTAAAAATCATGAATCTTTAAAAAACAGAGTGATTTTTACAAATTCTGAAGAAAATTCTGCGGAAGCAGCTGCTATGATCATTAATGATCCCAATGATCCACGAATACCAGGTTTAGTAGAAAAAGGCTATATTATTAGAACAAGAGCCGACGCAAATACTACTGAGGCCAGAAATAATGATTATTCTCGTTTTGAAACCGCTAAAAAATCGGGTGCACAAATTATAACAACAGATTACTATATGCCTAGTACGTTCTTCGATTCTGACTATCATATTGACTTTGGTAAAGGTGATTTTTCTAGAAAGAACCCAATAAATAACAAATCTTAA
- a CDS encoding SusC/RagA family TonB-linked outer membrane protein, with amino-acid sequence MTSKSIQRSISGVVTDDQGVPLPGATVMIKGTNNGVTTNFDGEYTINAQEGDILQVSFVGFRTFEMNISGKTNFDIQLETDSASLDEVLVVGYGTQKKSDLTGSVSSVSDEEFNKGINTNPGNLLQGKVSGLNVTNASGEPGSGQDIIIRGVGTLRSGTSPLYVIDGFVLDNSSTGMQTNPLNFINTEDIESINVLKDASAAAIYGSRAANGVVVITTKKGKAGRTQINFSASTAISSIANKIDVFSADEFRNVVEEIGGSLSDNGANTDWQDELTRTAVTKDANFSMSGGTSKTSYFASLGARDQEGILNNSNLKRYSGRVNVTQRGLDDRLKVDLNLSATRTENERPNTETMVSNMLSLNPTRPAYTDGKPTVFGTGINPLIIEDIYGDFAFNNRMIANISPSLEIIDGLTYKLNLGVDYSKTDRDEQYIPYSEDPDYAEGSIESTFTTNRNTLIENTLNYETDFGDHGLSLLAGHSYQKFYVHNKNFYFTNFPDNGIEPRYQLGEARGEDNTQSSDAIQNELQSFFGRVNYNYADKYLVTATVRSDGSTKFGENNEYAVFPSFALGWNIYKEDFLENSAVSNLKLRASWGKSGNQEIPSKQTNLSYGESFEDNDIYPMNGDETTRENYPYGLVFARTANPDLQWEETAQTNIGLDFGFFDQKLTGTVDYFLKETTDVLLYFSTQDPIDEVGYTWQNIPDMKIENSGLEFSLDYQSDKTRDFSYNIGGNFSYIKNEITDSPFTIVTTGTAQGSGQTGATINGYMNNQPIGNFYVRQFEGIGADGLNQFTDINGDGQIDDNDRVSSGSAVPDLIYAFYAKFNYKNFYLGLNFNGVSGNKIYNHTRMSLFNKTQISNSLNTTDQAIEFANEDPSNTNTVSTRYLEDGSFLRLNNATLAYDLDPTSIGLGDWLKSFRLSVTGQNLFVITDYSGFDPELNTGTSGDAKSFGIDYYTYPKARTFVFGLNVSF; translated from the coding sequence ATGACAAGCAAATCTATTCAACGTTCAATAAGTGGTGTTGTAACAGACGATCAAGGAGTGCCACTACCGGGTGCAACGGTAATGATTAAAGGAACCAACAATGGTGTTACTACCAATTTTGACGGAGAATATACCATTAATGCACAGGAAGGTGATATTCTACAAGTATCGTTTGTAGGTTTCAGGACTTTTGAAATGAATATTTCTGGAAAAACAAATTTCGATATTCAATTAGAAACAGATAGTGCATCTTTAGATGAAGTTCTTGTTGTAGGCTACGGAACTCAAAAAAAATCTGATTTAACAGGTTCTGTGAGTTCAGTTAGTGATGAAGAATTCAATAAAGGTATTAATACAAACCCTGGAAACTTATTACAAGGTAAAGTATCGGGTTTAAATGTTACTAATGCAAGTGGAGAGCCTGGTTCTGGTCAAGATATAATTATTCGTGGAGTGGGAACATTACGATCTGGAACTTCTCCTTTATATGTAATTGATGGATTTGTATTGGATAATTCTTCTACAGGAATGCAAACCAATCCTTTAAATTTTATCAATACTGAAGATATTGAATCTATTAATGTTTTAAAAGATGCTTCAGCTGCTGCAATTTATGGATCTCGTGCTGCGAATGGAGTTGTTGTAATTACTACTAAAAAAGGAAAAGCAGGAAGAACACAAATCAATTTTTCTGCTTCTACAGCTATTTCTTCCATTGCAAATAAAATTGATGTATTCTCTGCAGATGAGTTTAGAAATGTAGTTGAGGAAATTGGAGGAAGTTTAAGCGATAACGGAGCAAATACCGATTGGCAAGACGAGCTTACCAGAACTGCGGTTACCAAGGATGCTAATTTTTCTATGAGCGGGGGTACTTCTAAGACATCATATTTTGCATCTTTAGGTGCTAGAGATCAAGAAGGTATTCTTAATAATAGCAATTTAAAACGCTATTCAGGTAGAGTAAATGTAACGCAAAGAGGATTGGACGATCGCCTAAAGGTAGATTTAAATCTATCGGCTACCAGAACAGAAAACGAGCGTCCAAATACTGAAACTATGGTTAGCAATATGTTGTCTTTAAATCCAACAAGACCTGCGTACACCGATGGAAAGCCTACCGTTTTTGGGACAGGAATTAACCCTTTAATCATCGAAGATATTTATGGTGATTTTGCATTTAATAATAGAATGATTGCCAACATTTCACCCTCATTAGAAATTATTGATGGGTTAACATATAAATTGAATTTAGGTGTAGATTATTCTAAAACCGACAGAGACGAGCAATACATTCCATACTCAGAAGATCCAGATTATGCAGAAGGTTCTATAGAATCTACCTTCACTACAAATAGAAATACCCTAATCGAAAATACTTTAAACTATGAAACCGATTTTGGTGATCACGGTTTAAGTCTTTTAGCGGGACATTCTTATCAGAAATTCTATGTGCATAATAAGAATTTCTACTTTACCAATTTTCCTGATAATGGTATCGAACCAAGATATCAACTTGGTGAGGCTAGAGGAGAAGATAATACACAATCTTCAGACGCCATTCAAAATGAATTACAGTCTTTCTTTGGAAGGGTAAATTATAATTATGCTGATAAATATTTAGTCACTGCAACAGTACGTTCTGATGGTTCTACTAAGTTTGGAGAAAATAATGAATATGCAGTTTTTCCATCTTTTGCATTAGGATGGAATATTTATAAGGAAGACTTTTTAGAAAACTCAGCTGTTAGTAATTTAAAGTTAAGAGCGAGCTGGGGTAAATCGGGTAATCAGGAAATTCCTTCTAAGCAAACCAATTTAAGTTATGGGGAGAGTTTTGAGGATAATGACATCTACCCAATGAATGGTGATGAAACTACCCGAGAGAACTATCCTTATGGTTTAGTATTTGCTCGTACTGCAAATCCAGATTTACAGTGGGAAGAAACAGCGCAAACTAACATTGGTTTAGATTTTGGGTTTTTCGACCAAAAATTAACCGGTACGGTAGATTATTTCTTAAAAGAAACAACCGATGTTTTGCTTTATTTCTCTACTCAGGATCCTATTGATGAGGTTGGATATACCTGGCAAAATATACCTGATATGAAAATTGAAAATTCTGGTTTAGAATTTTCTTTAGACTATCAAAGTGACAAAACAAGAGACTTTTCTTATAATATTGGCGGTAATTTCTCTTACATCAAAAATGAAATTACAGATTCTCCATTTACAATTGTTACTACAGGAACCGCCCAAGGATCTGGTCAAACAGGAGCAACGATTAATGGATATATGAATAACCAACCTATTGGTAACTTTTATGTAAGACAGTTTGAAGGTATAGGTGCCGATGGTTTAAACCAGTTTACCGATATTAACGGTGATGGGCAGATAGATGATAACGATAGGGTATCTTCAGGAAGCGCAGTACCAGATTTAATTTATGCTTTTTACGCCAAATTCAATTATAAAAACTTCTATTTAGGATTGAATTTCAACGGAGTAAGTGGTAACAAAATCTATAACCATACCAGAATGAGTTTGTTTAATAAAACTCAGATTTCAAATTCATTAAACACTACAGATCAAGCGATCGAGTTTGCAAATGAAGATCCTAGTAACACTAATACTGTTTCAACAAGATATCTTGAAGATGGAAGCTTTTTACGTCTAAACAACGCCACATTGGCTTATGATTTAGATCCTACTTCTATAGGTTTAGGCGATTGGTTAAAGAGTTTCAGATTATCAGTAACAGGACAAAACTTATTTGTAATTACCGATTATAGCGGTTTTGATCCTGAACTTAATACAGGAACTTCTGGAGATGCGAAGTCTTTTGGTATCGATTATTACACCTATCCTAAAGCAAGAACATTTGTTTTTGGCTTAAATGTATCTTTCTAA
- a CDS encoding SusC/RagA family TonB-linked outer membrane protein, which translates to MSVLLASQIATAGSSIYIENAKTKISSNKYQQTITGTVVDDKGMPLPGATIKESGTDNGVVTNFDGQFTIEVADNAILEVSYLGFKSVQVEAKDGITVTLVADAANLDEIVLVGYGKKTKKDLTGAVSQLSSEDFKKGVNVSPDNLIQGKVAGVRVVQSSGEPGAGVDVSIRGIGSIRSGSTPLFVVDGIPLSNENVSAGGPDFGLGNTAAKNPLNFLNTSDIASITVLKDASAAAIYGARGSNGVVIITTKQGEKGDATITVDSYLNVANVIDKVDLLSASEYRDAIDDPSYDHGGSTDWQDELFRTAITQNHNFSFSKRTKTGNYYASLSHMDQEGIVETSDFKRTTARINAEESFFDNKRLKVKMNLTASQIDENGIPNGADAGSDGQVIMHALMANPTRSVFDADGDYTNFNMNAHYNPMYLLNIYEDKTETLRVLGNIEATFRIIDGLEYKFNLGIDRSTSERNSTIYPNVTDRTPLGAYVQNNLDSQSSLVEHYLTYNFDLNKSNFEVLGGFSYQKFNFSGTSFSTTNISPMDEGVAPEYNPGYSGEQSGVSGYAQENELQSYFGRVNYTFDDRYLVTASLRADGSTRFGENNKYGYFPSFALGWNIDRELFLSDFNEIDQLKLRASWGETGNQEVQNKITQASYSQSAAGGYYLYNDYNLMNGVVVNRTANPDLKWEVVTQFNAGVDFSLWNNKLYGSLDYYNKTTTDAILNIPSEPLSPTTSVWKNIDGEIVNKGFEFTLGSKIVSTEDFDWSVDVNGATLNNEIKNLPVSELYSGSVAGPGLSGVAANIYKSGYEAGSFFMLKHLGFDENGNDIFEDINNDGVINSDDRQIFEGAIPNFTFGLNTSLSYKRWDLSMAFIGQTGGYLVNNTNLALNINNLASDRNVLSEFYEAGANPQNTPQLSTLYMEKSDFLRLNNARVGYTFNTANLNWLKGLNLYLSAQNVFTITNYSGFDPLVNSPRSTGGNQSIGIDYTTYPSSRSYMIGATLKL; encoded by the coding sequence ATGTCGGTTTTACTAGCTTCTCAAATCGCTACTGCAGGAAGCAGTATTTATATTGAGAATGCAAAAACTAAGATTAGTTCTAACAAATATCAACAAACTATTACCGGTACGGTTGTAGACGACAAAGGAATGCCATTACCAGGCGCAACCATTAAAGAATCTGGTACAGATAATGGCGTAGTGACCAATTTTGATGGTCAGTTTACCATAGAGGTTGCTGATAATGCAATTTTGGAAGTTTCTTATTTAGGCTTCAAAAGCGTTCAGGTTGAAGCTAAAGACGGAATTACTGTAACCTTAGTTGCAGACGCCGCCAATTTGGATGAAATTGTCTTAGTAGGTTATGGTAAAAAAACAAAAAAGGATTTAACGGGAGCTGTGAGCCAACTTTCTTCAGAAGATTTTAAAAAGGGAGTTAATGTTTCTCCAGATAATTTAATTCAGGGAAAAGTTGCTGGTGTACGTGTGGTACAGTCTAGTGGAGAACCAGGAGCCGGGGTAGATGTGTCTATTCGTGGTATTGGTTCTATCCGTAGTGGTAGCACACCTTTATTTGTGGTAGATGGGATTCCTTTAAGTAATGAGAATGTAAGTGCTGGTGGTCCAGATTTTGGTCTTGGAAATACTGCTGCTAAAAACCCACTAAATTTCTTGAACACAAGCGATATTGCATCGATTACTGTGCTTAAAGATGCATCGGCTGCTGCGATTTATGGAGCTAGAGGTTCTAATGGTGTTGTGATTATTACTACAAAACAAGGTGAAAAAGGAGATGCTACAATTACAGTAGATTCTTATTTAAATGTAGCTAACGTAATAGATAAGGTAGATTTACTTTCTGCTTCTGAATATAGAGACGCCATCGACGATCCATCATACGATCATGGTGGTAGTACAGATTGGCAAGACGAATTATTTAGAACAGCAATTACCCAAAATCATAATTTCTCATTTTCCAAAAGAACAAAGACTGGTAACTATTATGCCTCACTTTCTCATATGGATCAGGAAGGGATTGTAGAGACTAGTGATTTTAAAAGAACTACGGCTAGGATCAATGCAGAAGAATCTTTCTTCGATAATAAGAGATTGAAGGTTAAGATGAATCTTACTGCCAGCCAAATTGATGAAAACGGAATTCCAAACGGAGCTGATGCAGGTTCAGACGGGCAGGTAATAATGCATGCGTTAATGGCTAATCCTACACGTTCGGTTTTTGATGCCGATGGCGATTATACCAACTTCAATATGAATGCGCATTACAATCCTATGTACTTGCTAAATATCTATGAAGATAAAACCGAAACACTTAGAGTTTTGGGGAATATTGAAGCTACTTTCCGCATCATTGATGGATTGGAGTATAAATTTAATCTAGGGATAGATCGTTCTACTTCAGAGAGAAATTCAACTATATATCCAAACGTTACCGATAGAACTCCGCTAGGAGCTTATGTTCAGAACAATCTTGATTCTCAAAGTTCTTTAGTTGAACATTACCTAACCTACAATTTTGATCTTAACAAAAGTAATTTTGAAGTTTTAGGAGGCTTCTCTTATCAAAAATTTAATTTTTCGGGAACTTCTTTTTCTACAACCAATATCAGTCCTATGGACGAAGGTGTAGCACCAGAATATAATCCTGGCTATTCTGGAGAGCAATCTGGGGTGAGTGGTTATGCTCAGGAAAATGAGCTACAATCTTATTTTGGCCGAGTTAATTATACTTTTGATGATCGTTATTTAGTAACGGCTTCTTTAAGAGCAGATGGATCAACTAGATTCGGCGAGAATAATAAATACGGTTATTTCCCATCTTTTGCCTTGGGGTGGAATATAGATAGAGAATTATTCCTTAGTGATTTTAATGAAATAGATCAGTTAAAATTAAGAGCCAGCTGGGGAGAAACGGGTAACCAGGAAGTTCAGAATAAAATCACTCAGGCAAGTTACTCACAGTCGGCAGCAGGTGGTTACTATCTTTATAACGATTACAACTTAATGAATGGTGTTGTGGTAAATCGTACCGCTAATCCCGATTTAAAGTGGGAAGTCGTGACACAGTTTAATGCCGGTGTAGATTTCAGTTTATGGAATAATAAGTTATACGGCTCATTAGACTATTACAATAAAACAACTACCGATGCGATTTTAAATATCCCTTCTGAACCTTTAAGCCCAACAACTTCAGTTTGGAAGAATATCGATGGAGAAATTGTAAACAAAGGATTTGAATTTACATTAGGGTCTAAAATTGTAAGCACAGAAGATTTTGACTGGTCTGTTGATGTTAATGGTGCTACACTAAATAACGAAATCAAAAATTTACCGGTTTCTGAATTGTATTCTGGTAGTGTTGCAGGTCCTGGATTATCTGGAGTAGCTGCAAATATCTACAAAAGTGGTTACGAGGCAGGTTCTTTCTTTATGCTGAAGCACCTTGGTTTTGACGAAAACGGAAATGATATTTTTGAAGATATCAATAATGACGGAGTAATTAATAGTGATGACCGTCAGATTTTTGAAGGCGCTATACCAAACTTTACTTTCGGTTTAAATACCAGTTTAAGCTACAAAAGATGGGATTTAAGTATGGCATTTATTGGCCAAACAGGAGGTTATTTAGTGAATAACACCAATTTGGCACTAAATATTAATAACCTTGCTTCAGACAGAAACGTACTTTCCGAATTTTACGAAGCAGGCGCAAATCCTCAAAATACACCACAGCTTTCTACTCTATATATGGAGAAATCTGATTTCTTAAGATTAAATAATGCAAGAGTCGGCTATACTTTTAACACTGCAAATCTTAATTGGCTTAAAGGTCTTAATCTTTATCTAAGCGCTCAAAATGTATTTACCATAACCAATTATTCAGGATTCGATCCTTTAGTAAATAGTCCAAGATCAACAGGAGGTAATCAATCTATAGGGATCGATTATACAACCTACCCATCTTCAAGATCTTACATGATTGGTGCAACTTTAAAATTATAA
- a CDS encoding RagB/SusD family nutrient uptake outer membrane protein, which translates to MKFSHISTKTIIAICFSATLFSCTDLEEEVIDEVIGGKSSSPESAMAAAYGQLAEGTFTDHGNVFGLQEYPTDECMLPTRGSDWGDGGKWRALTEFTWGTNNAAVASTWNALNSGITKTLTAIESLEANPDYENYELFLAEARGLLALYVYNTIDLFQQAPYRDPFTENAELEFLQADTEIDNLIIEVESLIPNLANLGEQRTFNARFTKQAAYALLADMYLNRAVLKDRYNASSSFNFTEAAVDNDGSDMDKVIYYTSLLIEGNFSLESNYFDNFAIDNRNGSEIIFAVAQENDNIRRSDNDFAYMSTGRAQKPTPDNRGTNASCVEPEFYYTWEGNHDDPRFHRYYQYADGTWFMNDGTTGSVPAEDVRPDTGGAWFHFNRGLQVGQQYGPTLDGEGGFDMTSDGRIAISKLRMEKNTTVPMDYTPDLNFENSLSAVFSQDQINRGVRNFKWEFDPEYGNGTSAVDVPLYRLGGIYCMRAEAYFRNGETAAALQDVNLLRTSRTREALFNNEPGKAISSLDEETLYNEIGFEMYWEMYRRKQMIRFGTYDEAYTAKAATEPYLRVFAIPQETIDVTAEITQNIGY; encoded by the coding sequence ATGAAATTTTCACATATATCAACTAAAACTATAATTGCGATCTGCTTTAGTGCAACTTTATTTAGTTGTACAGATTTAGAAGAAGAAGTAATTGATGAAGTAATCGGAGGAAAAAGCTCCAGTCCCGAAAGTGCTATGGCAGCAGCCTATGGACAGTTAGCAGAAGGTACATTTACCGATCACGGGAATGTATTTGGACTTCAGGAATATCCAACAGATGAGTGTATGCTACCTACAAGAGGTAGTGACTGGGGTGATGGCGGTAAATGGAGAGCTTTAACCGAATTTACCTGGGGAACAAACAATGCCGCAGTAGCTAGTACTTGGAATGCTTTAAATAGTGGTATCACTAAAACACTTACCGCTATTGAATCTTTGGAAGCAAACCCAGATTATGAAAATTACGAGTTATTTTTAGCAGAAGCTAGAGGTCTTTTAGCATTGTATGTTTATAATACGATCGATTTGTTTCAACAAGCACCTTATAGAGATCCATTTACAGAGAATGCCGAGTTAGAATTTCTTCAGGCAGATACTGAAATTGATAATTTAATTATCGAAGTAGAGTCCCTTATTCCAAATTTGGCAAATTTAGGAGAGCAAAGAACATTTAATGCACGTTTTACCAAGCAAGCCGCTTATGCTTTGTTGGCAGATATGTATTTAAATAGAGCCGTTTTAAAAGATAGATATAATGCTTCGTCTAGTTTTAATTTTACTGAAGCTGCAGTCGATAATGACGGCAGCGATATGGACAAAGTGATTTATTATACTTCCTTGTTGATTGAAGGAAACTTCAGTTTAGAAAGTAATTATTTTGACAATTTTGCCATCGATAATAGAAACGGTTCAGAAATTATTTTTGCTGTAGCGCAAGAAAATGATAACATCCGTAGAAGTGATAACGATTTTGCATACATGTCTACAGGAAGGGCACAAAAGCCAACCCCAGATAACAGAGGTACTAACGCTTCTTGCGTAGAACCAGAATTTTATTATACCTGGGAAGGAAATCATGATGATCCTCGTTTCCACAGATATTATCAATATGCAGATGGCACTTGGTTTATGAATGATGGTACAACAGGCAGTGTTCCTGCAGAAGATGTACGTCCCGACACCGGTGGAGCTTGGTTTCACTTTAATAGAGGATTACAGGTAGGCCAACAATATGGACCAACGTTAGACGGTGAAGGAGGATTTGATATGACTTCTGATGGTCGAATTGCTATCAGTAAATTAAGGATGGAAAAAAATACAACCGTTCCTATGGATTACACCCCAGATCTTAATTTTGAAAATTCACTTTCTGCAGTGTTCAGTCAGGATCAGATTAATCGTGGTGTAAGAAATTTTAAATGGGAATTTGATCCTGAATATGGTAATGGTACAAGCGCTGTTGATGTTCCTTTATATAGATTAGGCGGAATTTATTGTATGAGAGCTGAAGCTTACTTTAGAAACGGAGAGACTGCAGCAGCTTTACAGGATGTAAATTTACTTAGGACCAGTAGAACTCGTGAGGCATTATTTAATAATGAGCCAGGAAAAGCAATCTCTTCTTTAGATGAAGAAACACTTTATAACGAGATTGGTTTTGAAATGTATTGGGAAATGTACCGAAGAAAGCAAATGATTCGCTTCGGGACTTACGATGAAGCTTACACCGCTAAAGCAGCAACGGAACCTTATTTAAGAGTATTTGCTATTCCGCAAGAAACTATTGATGTTACTGCTGAAATAACACAAAATATAGGATATTAA